One Rubritalea squalenifaciens DSM 18772 genomic region harbors:
- a CDS encoding TIGR02206 family membrane protein produces MTLALHSRDFEPFGLSHLVALAVTILIGYGLCRLMRSDVAEKWKDRSRLILAIVLFGSVLADPLLAWWRYAYDPEMALKFIVGYSLPFYLCDVVAVILGVALLQKNQRLAEIGYLWGIAGTLQGLITPTLYFDWTTPEYYAFFAQHGGVPVAAMVLVIGMGLKPEPGVFKRALFSSWAYMAIIYALNGMLQTNYGFLNAKPSVSTLFDYMGPWPYYLITLQVIAFGLYALLLLPFRGGDTRQISE; encoded by the coding sequence ATGACTCTGGCACTCCATAGCCGGGACTTCGAGCCATTCGGCTTGTCCCACCTGGTCGCCTTGGCCGTCACCATCCTGATTGGTTACGGTTTATGTAGGCTGATGCGCTCTGATGTGGCGGAGAAATGGAAGGACCGCTCACGCTTGATTCTTGCGATTGTCCTGTTCGGTAGTGTGTTGGCGGATCCACTGCTGGCGTGGTGGCGCTATGCGTACGATCCAGAGATGGCCCTGAAATTCATTGTCGGTTACTCCCTGCCTTTCTACTTGTGTGATGTGGTGGCTGTTATCCTCGGGGTGGCTCTCTTGCAAAAGAATCAACGGCTGGCCGAAATAGGCTACCTGTGGGGGATCGCCGGCACCTTGCAGGGACTGATCACGCCTACGCTCTACTTTGACTGGACCACGCCTGAGTACTACGCCTTTTTTGCCCAGCACGGCGGGGTGCCAGTTGCTGCCATGGTCCTGGTGATCGGCATGGGGCTGAAGCCTGAACCGGGGGTCTTCAAGCGGGCGCTATTCTCCAGCTGGGCCTACATGGCTATCATCTACGCGCTGAATGGAATGCTGCAGACGAATTATGGTTTCCTGAATGCCAAGCCCTCGGTCTCGACCTTGTTTGATTATATGGGGCCATGGCCTTACTACTTGATCACGTTGCAGGTGATCGCCTTCGGACTGTATGCGCTCTTGTTACTGCCTTTCCGGGGTGGGGATACCCGCCAGATCTCTGAATAA
- a CDS encoding DUF58 domain-containing protein, which translates to MPLLEHSDPLDSRQFFIAVKRLADSLSYGTDRSQMLGQGIEYVQSRPYIQGDPVKTIDWRISARTGVVHVKEYETPKCLPVWFIVDTSSSMTLSSTPISKYQLAVQLAGGLALTCLDQVSPVGVMGAGSRDLNIKPSLSRDTVMRWLHELRHYDFHESTHLGQKLLSLSPTLGDNTLIFVISDFHDSEAMRAIKRLNQKHDVIGLILRDPAEDNLSGAGFIRGKEVESGHSFTISAKKEFSDLEEISTALKKAAVDHLPIYTNKPILARLRLFLQSRHLLGH; encoded by the coding sequence ATGCCTCTGTTAGAACATTCAGACCCTCTGGACTCCCGCCAGTTCTTCATCGCCGTCAAGCGACTGGCGGACTCGCTTTCCTATGGGACGGATCGCTCACAAATGTTAGGTCAGGGCATTGAGTACGTGCAGTCACGTCCTTATATTCAGGGAGACCCGGTCAAAACCATCGACTGGCGAATCAGTGCACGCACTGGAGTGGTTCACGTCAAAGAATACGAGACCCCAAAGTGCCTACCAGTCTGGTTCATCGTGGACACCTCGTCCTCCATGACACTGTCCTCGACCCCGATTTCCAAGTACCAGCTGGCAGTCCAGCTAGCAGGAGGATTGGCGCTCACCTGCTTGGATCAGGTTTCTCCTGTCGGCGTGATGGGAGCCGGATCCCGAGACTTGAATATCAAGCCATCACTCTCCAGAGATACCGTGATGCGCTGGCTGCACGAGCTTAGGCACTATGATTTCCACGAGAGCACCCATCTCGGTCAAAAACTTCTCTCACTCAGCCCCACGCTGGGAGACAACACCTTGATTTTCGTCATCTCGGATTTTCACGACTCTGAAGCAATGCGAGCCATCAAGCGGCTCAATCAGAAACACGATGTGATCGGTCTTATTTTGCGCGATCCGGCCGAAGACAACCTGAGCGGCGCTGGATTCATCCGCGGTAAGGAAGTGGAATCCGGGCACAGCTTTACCATCTCAGCCAAAAAAGAGTTCTCAGACTTGGAGGAAATATCCACCGCTCTCAAGAAAGCTGCCGTGGATCACTTACCGATTTACACGAATAAACCCATTCTCGCCCGCCTGAGGCTCTTCCTCCAGTCACGCCATCTGTTAGGTCACTAG
- the serA gene encoding phosphoglycerate dehydrogenase → MATKRILVSDPISEKGVEAMASNPDLQVDVNTGLSPEELISIIGDYDGLVIRSQTKVTREVLEAATNLKVIGRAGVGVDNVDREAATDHGVIVMNTPTGNTISTAELAFTLMLSAARNIGPAHQGVLSGDFPAARKAFKGIEINEKTLAVLGMGRIGSEFAKRAQAFGMNVVAYDPFLTQARADQLKVKLAATPDEALTGADFVTLHVPLTDDTKHIINAERLALMNQGAIVVNCARGGLIDEPALRAAIDSGHIAGCGLDVYEDEPPAADHILFDLPKHVAFTPHLGASTNEAQENVGIQVAEQLRDFLTTGEIRNAINMPSLDAAALAEVGGYLSLGKSLGKFLAKLGPVNPDALRVSYHGPVAEKDYALITRTVLNGYLEAARPDGQVNIVNAPAVAKEMGLELIESTINAQTEFSELIVAELKKDGKRFRVAGTIIGQSPRLVEIDHLYVDTNIQGKFLIVRNDDRPGIVGLVGTKLAENDLNIANLSLARNKSEGNALSIIELDSTPAADLIEALNAAPGVISAVAVEI, encoded by the coding sequence ATGGCAACAAAACGTATCCTCGTCTCCGACCCCATCTCTGAAAAAGGCGTAGAAGCCATGGCTTCTAACCCTGACCTTCAAGTCGACGTAAACACTGGCCTCTCCCCAGAGGAACTCATCTCCATCATCGGAGATTACGACGGCCTCGTCATCCGCTCCCAAACCAAGGTCACTCGCGAGGTATTGGAAGCAGCTACCAACCTCAAGGTTATTGGCCGCGCCGGCGTCGGTGTGGACAACGTAGACCGCGAAGCCGCTACCGACCACGGCGTGATTGTCATGAACACCCCTACAGGAAACACCATTTCCACTGCGGAGCTCGCCTTCACCCTCATGCTCTCTGCCGCCCGTAACATCGGCCCGGCTCACCAGGGAGTTCTTTCCGGCGACTTCCCGGCTGCCCGTAAAGCCTTCAAAGGTATCGAAATCAATGAGAAGACCCTCGCCGTTCTCGGCATGGGCCGCATCGGTTCCGAGTTCGCCAAGCGCGCTCAAGCCTTCGGCATGAACGTCGTCGCTTACGATCCATTCCTCACCCAGGCCCGCGCTGACCAGCTCAAGGTCAAGCTCGCCGCCACTCCGGACGAGGCTCTCACTGGCGCAGACTTCGTCACTCTCCACGTACCACTCACAGACGACACCAAGCACATCATCAACGCTGAGCGCCTGGCCCTCATGAACCAGGGTGCCATCGTCGTCAACTGTGCCCGTGGTGGCCTCATCGATGAGCCAGCACTCCGCGCAGCCATCGACTCCGGTCACATCGCAGGTTGCGGTCTCGACGTCTACGAAGACGAGCCACCTGCAGCCGACCACATTCTTTTCGACCTACCGAAACACGTCGCCTTCACTCCACACCTCGGTGCTTCCACCAACGAAGCCCAGGAAAACGTAGGTATCCAGGTAGCCGAGCAGCTTCGCGACTTCCTCACCACTGGTGAGATCCGCAACGCCATCAACATGCCATCACTCGACGCAGCCGCTCTGGCAGAAGTCGGTGGCTACCTCAGCCTCGGCAAGTCCCTCGGTAAATTCCTAGCCAAGCTTGGCCCGGTCAACCCGGACGCACTCCGCGTCTCCTACCACGGCCCAGTGGCTGAGAAGGACTACGCCCTCATCACCCGCACCGTCCTTAACGGCTACCTCGAGGCAGCCCGCCCAGACGGCCAGGTAAACATCGTCAACGCCCCGGCAGTGGCCAAGGAAATGGGTCTCGAGCTCATCGAGTCCACCATCAACGCCCAGACCGAGTTCTCCGAACTCATCGTTGCCGAGCTCAAGAAGGACGGGAAGCGCTTCCGCGTGGCTGGCACCATCATCGGCCAGTCCCCACGCCTCGTCGAGATCGACCACCTCTACGTGGACACCAACATCCAGGGCAAGTTCCTCATCGTCCGCAACGACGACCGCCCGGGCATCGTTGGCCTCGTCGGCACCAAGCTCGCCGAGAACGATCTCAACATCGCCAACCTCTCCCTCGCACGCAACAAATCCGAAGGTAATGCCCTCAGCATCATCGAGCTCGACTCCACTCCAGCAGCGGATCTCATCGAGGCTCTCAATGCTGCTCCAGGCGTCATCTCCGCCGTTGCTGTCGAAATTTAG
- a CDS encoding vWA domain-containing protein → MSFAHPTVLIALIIPVLLVIYTWRKHTRALALPFDHKDTPSARWTSRLLNLANSLPAVILALVVVILAGPRRFERPKSERELTNIQFCLDVSGSMTAKFGNKDAYGVAMDSLNEFLTHRKGDAFSLIVFGDDNLRWVPLTTDPSSFSCAPPFLHPSNLPNWFRGGTAIGSALKQSERFLLQSDGGDRVIILISDGYSYDLSNGNDQKIAKSLQDNNITLYGIHIGQGEAPAEVTMIAQATGGSTFTAGDPQALTEVFAHIDQMQKAPFKRLTPDPVDHYTPYVIALFAVAGTYILTLFGLRYTPW, encoded by the coding sequence ATGTCTTTCGCACACCCAACGGTTCTCATCGCCCTCATCATTCCTGTGCTTCTCGTCATCTACACGTGGAGAAAGCACACACGCGCCCTGGCCTTACCATTCGACCACAAGGATACTCCAAGTGCTCGCTGGACATCACGGCTTCTGAATCTCGCCAACAGTCTGCCAGCAGTCATCCTCGCCCTGGTGGTGGTCATCCTTGCCGGTCCACGCCGCTTTGAGCGCCCCAAGTCTGAGCGGGAACTGACTAACATCCAGTTCTGCCTCGACGTCTCAGGCTCTATGACTGCCAAGTTTGGCAATAAAGACGCCTACGGAGTAGCGATGGATTCCTTGAATGAATTTCTCACCCACCGCAAAGGGGATGCCTTCTCACTGATTGTCTTCGGTGATGACAACTTGCGCTGGGTTCCACTCACCACGGACCCGTCCTCATTCTCTTGTGCCCCTCCTTTCCTCCACCCGAGTAATCTTCCTAACTGGTTCCGCGGAGGCACTGCGATTGGCAGCGCGCTCAAGCAGTCTGAGCGTTTCCTGCTACAGTCTGACGGTGGAGACCGAGTGATCATCCTCATCTCTGATGGTTATAGCTACGACCTTAGCAACGGAAACGACCAGAAAATCGCCAAAAGTCTGCAAGACAACAACATCACTCTCTACGGTATCCATATCGGTCAAGGGGAAGCTCCGGCAGAGGTGACCATGATTGCTCAAGCTACAGGAGGTAGCACCTTCACCGCAGGCGACCCTCAGGCCCTCACAGAAGTTTTTGCTCATATTGATCAGATGCAGAAAGCTCCTTTCAAGCGGCTGACTCCTGATCCCGTGGATCACTACACGCCTTACGTGATCGCTCTGTTTGCCGTAGCCGGCACCTATATTCTCACCCTTTTCGGACTCCGCTACACTCCTTGGTAA
- a CDS encoding HAD domain-containing protein — MKVVFLDIDGVLVNGRQITPSFDHGAVKRLHHLVTSHEAKVVLSSDWRHTWAPERLSKEILYQTGVEIHIDDATPSKVKDEETGLYLADIRGAEIQAWLDDNEVSAYVILDDMEPRNFLQHQLGKHVWTNFHTGFTQEKLQEADSVLCG, encoded by the coding sequence ATGAAAGTGGTTTTCCTAGATATTGACGGGGTGCTGGTAAACGGGCGCCAGATTACACCCTCATTTGATCACGGGGCGGTCAAGAGGCTGCATCATCTGGTGACCAGCCATGAGGCCAAGGTGGTACTCTCCTCAGACTGGAGGCATACCTGGGCGCCAGAGAGACTCTCCAAGGAGATTCTCTATCAGACGGGAGTGGAAATCCACATTGATGACGCCACACCCTCCAAGGTGAAGGATGAGGAAACCGGACTGTACCTGGCTGATATCCGTGGTGCGGAGATCCAAGCCTGGCTGGATGATAACGAGGTTAGTGCCTACGTGATCCTGGATGACATGGAACCGCGCAACTTTCTCCAGCATCAGTTAGGCAAGCACGTCTGGACGAATTTCCATACTGGCTTCACTCAGGAAAAGCTGCAGGAGGCGGATAGCGTGCTTTGTGGTTGA
- a CDS encoding AAA family ATPase → MTTNIDSTAAYLDNIRNRVGQIIVGQDTVVERTLIALLTSGHLLLEGMPGLAKTLLVNTISQSLHLDFRRVQFTIDLLPSDILGTEIFDEKTSSFRTHKGPIFTNLLLADEINRAAPKVQGALLEAMQERKVTLGNQSFALPTPFLVIATQNPIEQSGTFELPEAQLDRFMLCHRLSYPTPEDEEEILRRNLKLGVKREGSGAVARSEFDMITDDTVGSSDDLVKAMEAVYNVHVSDVFLKHTVNIIERTRHHKDLEVGCSPRAGISLLKASRARALIHARDYVIPEDLFALADDVCLHRIRLNYEALAEGKTPHGVLQEIIEESIS, encoded by the coding sequence ATGACCACCAATATCGACTCCACCGCCGCTTATCTTGATAACATCCGCAATCGCGTGGGACAAATCATCGTCGGCCAAGATACTGTAGTGGAGCGCACCTTGATCGCCCTACTGACATCAGGTCACCTTCTCCTCGAGGGCATGCCCGGACTGGCCAAAACTCTTCTGGTAAACACGATTTCCCAGTCGCTGCACCTCGATTTCCGCCGCGTCCAGTTCACGATCGACCTTCTTCCCTCAGATATTCTTGGAACGGAGATCTTCGATGAAAAGACCTCAAGCTTCCGTACTCACAAAGGCCCGATCTTCACCAACCTGCTGCTGGCGGATGAGATCAACCGTGCAGCCCCAAAAGTGCAGGGCGCCCTGCTGGAAGCCATGCAGGAACGCAAGGTGACTCTCGGCAACCAATCCTTTGCTCTTCCGACCCCATTCCTCGTCATTGCGACTCAGAACCCGATTGAGCAATCAGGTACTTTCGAACTGCCCGAAGCCCAGCTTGACCGCTTCATGCTCTGTCACCGCCTGTCTTACCCGACACCAGAGGACGAGGAGGAAATCCTCCGCCGTAACCTCAAGCTCGGCGTCAAACGTGAAGGTAGTGGCGCCGTAGCTCGCTCCGAGTTCGACATGATCACCGATGACACCGTCGGCTCCTCCGATGATTTGGTCAAAGCCATGGAAGCCGTCTACAACGTGCACGTCAGTGATGTCTTCCTCAAGCACACGGTCAACATCATCGAGCGTACTCGCCATCACAAAGATCTTGAAGTCGGCTGCTCCCCACGTGCTGGTATTTCTCTATTGAAAGCATCCCGCGCACGCGCCCTCATTCATGCTCGTGACTACGTGATCCCAGAAGACCTTTTCGCGCTTGCTGACGATGTCTGCCTGCACCGTATCCGCTTGAACTACGAGGCTCTAGCTGAAGGCAAGACACCACACGGTGTCCTTCAGGAAATCATCGAGGAATCCATTTCCTAA
- a CDS encoding plastocyanin/azurin family copper-binding protein, whose product MKKHYTHLILGALLATQAGAAELNVAKGSKHPYADTSKGRDGYQLANETANEKRLYDFYQRQADYYMDPKNPIPAIIPSYPGLDGGEHGHWGKHNQNGYKDGRWNEMGQSSFVGQQGPVSPDSIAIQLGGPNHLHTVFSAKSNLTFARFWDGNFVHFNPYRWGTSSGAAPAGKTILGFADGKVRKSRGQQKANASSIGWQVDKKEQKYIGMYDADCGPVFEYQLGGSTVLDHVSELDNKVLCRRLEFTNGLKNATLALFEAKGDAKTLSDGTLTGSAGKQTWSALVSDKEHCRLEVTNGMLLVHFKGMAKGSSVEIYFSADESAASKGLASSGTKASQPALSQLAHERKSKWSDTYTVDIKRGADDAAYVVDTIPLPFKNENKSLMFFTDIVFDQSGTAYISTLMGEIWKVTGLTSKDGKVTWDKFATGLNQPFGMKIWDGKLHVLEREQITTVEDLNGDGEADFYGNFSNAFQGLPGSHTHTFGMERDSKGYTYLVAQWAAYRISPDGQTSEELTKGLRNCMGFGKMSDDTILVGPQEGTNTPTSTVIELKKGDNHGFKNKDALSIPLGYVPRGVDNSTGGFLEVDSERWGPLGKNKTLIGICYGYGSWYQILFDENAKTTGHRQIASVPMPGEFLSGVTRGAVNPADGQVYLVGLDGWGDYAIHDGCLHRLRYTGKDIHQPVGYEVFDNGIKVNFPEALDAKFASNKANHFAQMWNYKNSRQYGSPEYSVKNPESLGHDPLPVTSAMLSEDGKSLFVEIPDLQPAMQMQLRMHLKSKEGVKFQSDIFPTIVHLGKFINFAGAQPKNETKDREFHLMSDRDSNNSKEDDLNTQSGKVDEHARQVKVKTIMGLKYNLKDFKVKAGESVALVLHNEDSMPHNLVIVKPGAKQKVGEAAFKMMNDPKALEKSYVPDDKADVVAFTKVVDPKGTHTTYFVAPKEKGKYPFICTFPGHWQVMQGVMIVE is encoded by the coding sequence ATGAAAAAGCACTATACCCATTTGATCCTCGGCGCGCTGCTGGCCACCCAGGCTGGCGCCGCTGAACTCAACGTGGCCAAGGGGAGCAAGCACCCTTATGCCGACACTAGCAAAGGCCGCGATGGCTACCAACTGGCCAATGAAACCGCTAATGAGAAGCGCCTCTACGACTTCTACCAGCGCCAGGCCGATTACTACATGGATCCCAAGAATCCGATCCCAGCCATCATTCCCAGCTATCCTGGTCTGGACGGTGGTGAGCACGGTCACTGGGGCAAGCACAACCAGAACGGCTACAAGGACGGCCGCTGGAATGAGATGGGTCAGTCATCCTTCGTCGGCCAGCAGGGGCCAGTATCTCCGGATAGCATTGCTATCCAGCTAGGTGGCCCCAATCACCTGCACACCGTTTTCTCCGCCAAGTCCAATCTCACCTTCGCCCGCTTCTGGGACGGGAACTTTGTTCACTTTAATCCTTACCGCTGGGGTACTTCCAGTGGTGCCGCACCAGCAGGCAAGACCATCCTAGGCTTTGCCGACGGCAAGGTCAGAAAGTCCCGTGGTCAGCAGAAGGCCAATGCGAGCTCTATCGGCTGGCAGGTAGACAAGAAGGAGCAGAAATACATCGGCATGTACGATGCCGACTGCGGCCCCGTCTTTGAGTACCAGCTTGGTGGCTCCACCGTATTGGATCACGTCTCAGAACTGGACAACAAGGTCCTCTGCCGCAGGCTAGAATTCACCAATGGCCTGAAGAATGCCACCCTTGCCCTGTTTGAAGCCAAGGGGGACGCCAAAACTCTGAGCGATGGTACTCTGACAGGATCTGCCGGCAAGCAGACCTGGTCCGCTCTCGTTTCAGACAAGGAGCACTGTCGTCTGGAAGTCACCAATGGCATGCTCCTCGTACATTTCAAGGGCATGGCCAAAGGAAGCTCTGTGGAGATCTACTTCAGTGCCGACGAGTCCGCTGCCTCCAAAGGGCTCGCCTCTTCCGGCACCAAGGCATCTCAGCCAGCTCTTTCCCAGTTGGCTCATGAGCGCAAGAGCAAGTGGAGCGACACCTATACCGTGGACATCAAGCGCGGAGCCGATGATGCCGCCTACGTGGTGGACACCATTCCTCTTCCCTTCAAGAATGAAAACAAGTCGCTGATGTTCTTCACGGACATCGTCTTTGATCAGTCAGGCACTGCCTACATCTCCACACTTATGGGTGAAATCTGGAAGGTGACCGGCCTCACTTCAAAGGATGGCAAAGTCACCTGGGATAAATTCGCCACTGGTCTGAACCAGCCCTTCGGTATGAAAATCTGGGACGGCAAGCTCCACGTTCTCGAGCGTGAGCAGATCACGACTGTGGAAGACCTCAATGGCGACGGCGAAGCTGACTTCTATGGCAACTTCTCCAATGCCTTTCAAGGTCTTCCCGGCAGCCACACTCACACCTTTGGCATGGAGCGTGATTCCAAGGGATACACCTACCTAGTGGCCCAATGGGCGGCCTACCGAATTTCACCAGACGGCCAGACGAGCGAGGAACTGACCAAAGGTCTGCGTAACTGCATGGGATTTGGAAAAATGTCTGACGACACCATCCTCGTGGGCCCACAGGAAGGCACCAATACTCCGACCTCCACCGTCATTGAACTCAAGAAGGGAGACAACCACGGATTTAAAAACAAGGACGCGCTGAGCATTCCTCTGGGCTATGTACCGCGTGGCGTGGACAACTCCACCGGAGGCTTCCTTGAAGTCGACAGCGAGCGCTGGGGCCCTCTTGGCAAGAACAAGACCCTCATCGGTATTTGTTACGGTTATGGTTCCTGGTACCAGATTCTCTTCGATGAGAATGCCAAAACGACAGGCCACAGACAGATCGCCTCCGTTCCGATGCCCGGAGAGTTCCTCTCTGGCGTGACCCGCGGAGCGGTCAATCCAGCCGACGGCCAGGTCTATCTGGTCGGCCTCGATGGCTGGGGCGACTACGCCATCCATGACGGCTGCCTCCACCGCCTCAGATACACTGGCAAGGATATACACCAGCCGGTAGGCTATGAGGTCTTTGACAACGGCATCAAAGTAAATTTCCCGGAAGCCCTGGATGCAAAGTTCGCCTCTAACAAAGCCAACCACTTTGCCCAGATGTGGAACTACAAGAATTCCCGCCAGTACGGTTCTCCAGAATACTCCGTCAAGAACCCGGAATCTCTCGGCCATGATCCACTGCCCGTCACCAGTGCCATGCTTTCCGAGGACGGCAAGTCACTCTTCGTGGAAATCCCAGACCTGCAACCGGCCATGCAGATGCAGCTGCGCATGCACCTCAAATCCAAGGAGGGCGTGAAATTCCAGTCAGACATCTTCCCGACCATCGTCCATCTCGGCAAGTTCATCAACTTCGCTGGTGCCCAGCCTAAGAACGAAACCAAAGACCGTGAGTTCCACTTGATGAGCGACCGTGATTCTAACAATAGCAAAGAGGACGACCTCAATACTCAGTCAGGTAAAGTCGACGAGCACGCCCGCCAGGTCAAGGTGAAGACCATCATGGGGCTCAAGTACAACTTGAAGGACTTCAAGGTGAAGGCCGGTGAATCAGTCGCCCTGGTGCTCCACAATGAGGACTCCATGCCGCACAATCTGGTTATCGTAAAGCCCGGCGCGAAACAGAAAGTCGGCGAAGCCGCCTTCAAGATGATGAATGACCCGAAAGCTCTCGAGAAGAGCTACGTCCCTGACGACAAAGCTGACGTCGTAGCCTTCACCAAGGTAGTCGACCCGAAAGGCACGCACACCACCTACTTCGTCGCTCCCAAGGAAAAGGGCAAGTACCCATTCATCTGTACCTTCCCTGGCCACTGGCAGGTCATGCAGGGCGTCATGATCGTGGAATAA
- a CDS encoding vWA domain-containing protein has protein sequence MPFSPAILIAIAAAILTAGAELVHSRRVMRVRHLAFGTDASIPAIVYIVPILRVLALAAMAWAAATLFLGKPKVHRNQVVEEVPAVERRHLVLLLDVSPSMRLQDAGQSSSKTSRTERASALLQSILQRTTDDKLHFSMVAVYNGAKPVVKESRDVEVILNFLDGLPLSSVFPPGKTRLFDGIQEVAEIAKDWPAGSATLVIASDGDTVPASGMPKLPASVGSTLVLGVGDPKQGTFIDGTQSRQDVSTLSQIATRLGGAYHDGNSTHVPTDVLKGLGTLKIEEDKLQLTIREYALITLGVSTFLLAFLPMIMHYFTARFSPGPQAQEGA, from the coding sequence ATGCCATTTTCACCAGCCATACTGATTGCTATCGCAGCCGCCATCCTCACCGCTGGCGCCGAACTCGTGCACTCACGCCGCGTCATGCGGGTACGCCACCTCGCCTTCGGCACAGACGCCTCCATTCCAGCCATCGTCTACATTGTCCCCATCCTCAGAGTTCTCGCTCTAGCAGCCATGGCCTGGGCTGCAGCCACCCTTTTCCTTGGCAAACCAAAGGTTCACCGCAATCAGGTCGTGGAAGAAGTTCCTGCTGTGGAGAGAAGACATCTCGTCCTTCTCTTGGACGTCTCCCCCTCCATGCGCCTCCAGGATGCAGGTCAAAGCAGCTCTAAGACTTCTCGTACTGAGCGCGCCTCAGCCCTCCTGCAATCGATTCTGCAACGTACCACAGACGACAAACTTCACTTCAGCATGGTGGCTGTGTACAACGGCGCCAAACCCGTCGTCAAAGAAAGCCGCGATGTCGAAGTCATACTGAACTTCCTCGATGGCCTGCCTCTATCCAGCGTCTTCCCTCCCGGCAAAACCCGACTCTTCGACGGCATTCAAGAAGTCGCTGAGATAGCCAAAGACTGGCCAGCGGGCTCGGCGACACTCGTCATCGCTTCAGACGGCGATACGGTACCAGCGAGCGGCATGCCTAAACTTCCGGCCTCCGTTGGCTCCACCCTCGTACTGGGTGTTGGCGATCCTAAACAAGGCACTTTCATTGACGGCACACAGTCCAGACAGGACGTCAGCACACTCTCACAGATCGCCACTCGTCTTGGCGGCGCCTATCACGACGGCAACAGCACGCATGTTCCTACCGACGTACTCAAAGGTTTGGGGACCTTGAAAATCGAGGAAGACAAGTTGCAGCTTACCATTCGCGAGTATGCCCTGATCACCCTTGGGGTATCGACCTTCCTTCTCGCCTTCCTACCGATGATCATGCATTATTTTACCGCTCGTTTTTCACCCGGCCCTCAAGCTCAGGAGGGAGCCTAA